TGTCCAAGGCTCGAACAGGATCCCATGGAAATACCTGTGTTAGATCAAAACCATGAACTTATAAGGCAGCCACAAGGGATTTTGCATCACTTTGGTGTGATGTAAGGAAGAATATGCTTCGGCTGTTGTTTTTCGATCATACTATTTATTGAAGATTTTAAGGATGATGAAAAACTTAAAACTGCTGAAAAGTTGGGGTTTTGGGAACAAGTTCTGTAGCACGATAGTCTTACATACATTTTTAAGTTTTATCATATAATGATCAATCACTTGTTATTTGTTATATCTAGTGCTTGCATTGCACATGAACATCTATTAAATTTTTACAGTAGTTAGATGAAACCTTAGCATTACTTAATTCAGGACAACAGTTTGATGATTCAACATATTTTTGTATGAGGGTTCAAAAGAAGAATTCATAAATCTTCAAAGCCACAAAATTGTATAtgttattttctttcatttaataGTCTTAAGCCTATGCAGACCTTCTTTGGCAGATGAATTATTgcataatttaaattttgaaatactTAATGTATTAATCTTTAGTTGTTAAGCCTCTTGTATTGACAATATGACAGGGTGGAGAAAGCAAAGAAAGGATTTGGCATGAGAGTACCCAAGGCAGCTGCATAATCTAAGTGGAGAAATAAAGATTCTATAAAGGTTTGAGAAGTAGACTTTTGTTACATCCTTGGCTACGACACATTATTTTAGTATCAGATCACAGGGAATTTTTTCTGAAATGTTTGCAAAATTAGTTGAAATTCATTTGTCTGCTGACTGCTGCAGTGATTTTGCACATGGCTtgcatttatattatatttgtaaATTTTTCATTCTTGTATGGTTAAAACAGGACATAAATAATTGTGTGCCACACAGTGTTGCATCTTGTTAAACAATCTATTATCTATTATTATATTCGATGAGCAGTTCTAGAGTTGAAATGTTAACTTTTCACTGTTGGCAGCTCCTGACTTCTTATCTTTTCAACTCTACCATTTGCCGTTTTTTATTTCCTCTATCTACATGAAACTTTTTCATAGTTCTCTCTTGTAACTGAAATGAATGAATAAATATCaagatttaatttttatatcaaATCCAACATTGGCATCTAAATTTCATCGGTAGCTAGATCGAGCTTATGTCAAAGTTATTCATCGAGAGACACTTGGTGATTGTGGTCTTGTAAGCTATTATTCAATTTTTCATTCTACATCATAAGAAAAGGCCAAAGCATAGAAATGATATAAACAAAATTGAGACGGCAGATAAATCATCCGTGGGGCCAGGAATTAAGTGGTGCAGAGTGGCATGTTTGGTTATATTGTCAAAATTCACGGTGAATATGAGtaacttctcttattttttacGACTGTTGATTATAATTTTGATCGGATTGTAGTTTTTCACTGGGTACAAAATGAACTAATTTTACACACCAATGATTGAGGAATGAGGTCCAAAAGCACCTAGACAAGCTTCTCAGTGGTTTTGGAGGGAATAATATAATTAGCCCCACAAGACACAAAATGAATAATTTATCTTTGTGTGTTTCGTAACTTGGCAGCTCTAGTACTTTGTAGGTGGACTCTTGAGTGACTGTTTGGATTTTCGttgggtgaatgtgaaagcacatTCACTCAATCCAACAAGTGCATTTCGTTGGGTGAATGTGCATTAGAAATTGTGATCTCGAATTTCAATGCTTCAAACAGACTTTCTAACTGAAAATCAAACAGACAAGTTTTCTTTTGCTTTACTCATGAGTCATACCCTTTATGGAAACAAACATGTACATTGATAATCTCTATATCTTTCTAGTTCATTCTTTCCCTTAAGACGTTGGGTATATATGTCATCTCATTTATAAGTGTTTAACACTTTCTTTTTCAATCCATACGAGATTTCTAACTCAAACTTAGTATTCTAACAATTTTCTCATTAAGTATGAGTCTATCTCAAACGAAAGTCTCCGCATGCATGCACCACATACATGCACCATGGTAGGGCTTTGGTCATAAACGATACATGCTACCTAGACTCTACATTGTCGAGAAGCCTTTGGTCGCGTCAACCATCTAGTACAACTATTGGGCCTCGAGATGCATAAAACACTTGGAAATCTCCACATTGAGCTAAGAGCAAACAATATACGTGAATTTAGACATCACATATTTTACCCAAAACCTTGAGGTATTGAGCGTATAAGacctctcacttataaagtgttcaacatcttctttttctttcaatgtGAAATTTCTTGGTCACATTTAGCATCCTAACAATCTTCTCCTCAAGTGTGAGTTCATCTCAAGTAAAGCCTCCATATACTTGCACCACCATTGGTCTTGGTCATAAATGAGACATGCTGCTTGAACTCCACATtgttaggaagactttcgagGAGCTGTCGCCATGGTCGCATCAACCATCAGCTCTAATACCATTGTTGAGCCACAAGATGCATAAAACTCTGAAAGATCTCTACATTAGACTAAGAACAAGAGACACAAGCGGATAATATATCATATCTTTCATCCAAAACTGTATGACATAGGCGATGACTTGTGAGAGTGATTGTCACAatacattattattttaatgtGTCAACGATAATGTGGCTCTATATTTGTCATATCACAGCTTAAGTGACTGGAACACCCCACTTTTAAATAAGAgctatgattcattcacactcgCAACATTTTTCACTCTATTTTCACTTCAATTCCTATGCATTTATTATCTTTCAATCACATCTCTTACGTTCACTATTTTTCTTCATATCACTCTTTTCTCCCAACTCAATTTTCACTTAAAATTGAGTGTTAAGTGACTagaacagtaaaaaaaaaatacatgcaaGGTTGATCCGATCAGGACAAGCGGTGTTATATTAGACTTCTTAGTGTCTAAAACACTTGTCAAGCATGCACTAAATTCAAAAATGTTATCTGTcccaacaaaaaattaaaaaaatgttagaTTTTGGTAAAGGGGGTGGGAATAACTTATATACAAATTCCAGTCATTTGCCGGATAAGAAATGGAATTGTTAAAAATTGTTAAACAGAATTATAAATGTGAGATGCCCATGTACTTTCaccttttttttgttatttttctttttaaagaaTTAAAGACGAAAGGGATGTATGAGCTATATATAGCTTTGATTTGATACAGTTTACAGCACAGCAGAAGAAAATAAATGTGGAGTGGGATAGGGATAGGATCATCTATTATTAAAGATAAGGCAAGGAACACACTTACTCGGTCCCCACTAAGGGACTCAACTAAATGCAGGCCATTAATCATAATTAAATCACACCAAACTCTTCAATTAAACCCACCTCAATCTAGATGTAGCTTGCAAACCTTGGAGTTTTGTTTACTTCTGACCCCTTTCCTAATTTTGGGCTTTGTTATTTTTGTCATCCTAAGAATACTTTGTAGAATCTGACACAAAGTAGTTGTGATCTCATACGTAGCTGCCAAATTTGTTGCATAAACCACAATTTTGACTCGAAGGTACAAGGAATTGCTTCTAAGGAGTATTCCTTAACTTGTTTTTAATCATGTTTGAACCAAAAATATTTATACTCTAGTAAAGCTAGCActcctaataaaaaaaattcaattacaaAACTCAGACCCCAATTTTACTTAAGCAACATGTACCACTTGAAACTAACTATTTTGAGTATTTTCATAACTTGTTGATATATTGAATTGGTTAAAATATATTAGTATCTATTAAAAAGTAGGTAACTATTTTAATATCAGACCACATGTGATAATGTTTGTTTCATAACTCCAGTGAAAGAATGTGTCTTAAAAAGCAAAAGGACACAAGAAGCTTCCAAATAATGTATAGTAGGATATACACTGTGAAAACTTAAGAAGTAAAAAGTTCATATCTTTGATTAATAAAGTAGGATTTCATTAACATaggtaaatatatataaacagcGCACATGAAGATGCTAGTGGTGGACATGGATCAACTCTCATTTGGACAAAGGAATAAAGAAATCTGAGTATTGTGTTAGAAAGTTAGACCAAATGACACACATTCTTCACTGTTAAGAGAAGTTCACTAGGGACATACCCATTGCAaagttcttttctttttcaatatttCCATTAGGTTTATCTATGgttttattttcattatttatgCCTCCTACATGATACATGTCATGCACTCTATTTTGGCATCACCTCAATTAATTATTCCAACAAGAAACATGCAGAAAACAGGTTACATTTTATTTCAAGCCAATTAATAATCATTAAGGGTATCAGTTAagacttttcaaaataatacatATTCACAACAAatagtaattaattatttatgtatttaacattactcttttaaataaatattttttctttattaatttcTTAATCAATACTTTACAAAAAAAGTTCTGGTTAGCATAGCAAGAACTAACACTTTTATCATAATTGCTCCCATTTCCCTATCATAACACCAACCTTGGTTTGTCCTGTGAAAGTAACTTAGTTGTTTCTTCTGCTACAAGCCTACAACTTTTGTTTCCTCTAAGTGGTTGTGTTGGTCACTCTGCTTCTAATACCAGATGGTGAAGAAAATGAGGTCTGATTTGGGCCCATTTTCCCTGCAAAAGCACAACCATGTATGTGCCAAGTTTGCAGCATCATTTTTCTTGGTGGGTCTCGCTTTTCGCCTTCTCTTGTGGGATTCATTCAGCTTCTCATCATCACTAGTGAAGAAGACACTACCACCTCCTCTTGCAGAAGCAAAAGCAGAGTCCCCTGTTTTTTCTTTACCTCTTCAGGCATCTGATTTTGTTGAATTTCCAGGATACAACCAGAGCCAAACCTCTCAGGATGGtaagaaacatttttttttatgtgctTGAGGTGAATAAAAATTTCAATGGAGACATGCATATGGTTTCAAACTGCAGACTGATTTTGGAGTTACTGCATTGCTATTAGGATTGCAATTAAGGTCGCATCAACCAGCATTTGTTTGCAATTCCGTGACACAGCGGCAACCGTGATCGCAATTTAAAACTGCATGAACTGCAAATCTTCATGGACTAATGTgagttaaaaatatttttcttgcaGAGAAATGTGATCTTTTTGTGGGAGATTGGGTACCAGATCTATCTGGTCCAGTTTACACCAATGAGAGTTGCCAAGTGATTGAACACCATCAAAACTGCATGAAGAATGGACGCACTGATTCAGGGTACCTTTACTGGAGGTGGAAGCCACGACACTGTGAGTTACCAAAGTTCAATCCAAAGAATTTTCTCAATTTTATGAGAAATAAAGCAATGGCATTTGTTGGTGATTCCATCTCCAGGAACCATGTGCAGTCCCTACTTTGCATTCTCTCACAGGTATGGTGAATTTCTCTGTCTGCTAACCAATTCACAACTTTGATAATATGCATAgctttttggtttgaaagattCTTTTCTTGATTAGTGTGAGTTGgcctactcttttttttttttttttgcttttgctTCACTCCACTTTCTATGGCTTGCCAATTTTTTAGAAATATATCAGTATGACAAGATCTTTgttggggttttttttttgaatttaaatataGTAAAAACAGATTCCAAGAATTTAAAATGACTCATGAGGCCATTTGATTGTATGATATGAGGCACATACATTGTTTATGGAGTTTCTTGTCCATTGATCATGAAGCGTAGTGAAAATCAATCATGTAAGAGTTGTTTTCAGATTATGACTTGTGAGTTATGAGCATTAAGATTCAACAGATTAAATTGCACGCCATTTCATTGGTGGAAGACAGTTGGTGCATTATATCATATGGTTGGTCCATTGTCTTCAAATAATTTAGCTTCTAAAAAGTATGGAAACAGGAAAATAACATATTTCATGGCACTTTTGTTGAAGTAGCAAGttgttatttcaaaaaaaaatttgcctTGGGATGTGTTATTTCTCATTTTCATACTATCTAATGGTAAATCAAACAAACTCTTAGGTTCTTTGCCAAGCATTTTCTGTTGATTATTTGTTTGCtacattgataaaaaaaatagtgtttcgaaatgtgttattttcttatattcatACTTTCTAATGGTAAACCAAATAGAGGCTCGTTGTCTTTTGCCAAGCATTTTCTGTTGATTTTTTGTGGCATGGTGCATTTTCTGTGGTtaatcattaattattttggtcCTACAAATTGAGTATTAGATCATATATTCATATTCTAATGATTTCATTCTACAggtggaaccagctgttgaGGTCTACCATGACAAGGAATATAGATCAAAGATATGGAAATTCCCCTCTCACAACTTCACACTCTCAGTAATTTGGACCCCTTTCCTTATCAAAGCAGCTATATTTGAAGACATGAATGGGGTAACCTCTTCAGAGATTCAGCTTTCTCTTGACAATCTCGACACCTTATGGACCAATCAATATAAGAATTTCGATTATGCGGTAATTGGTGGGGGAAAATGGTTTCTCAAGACTGCAATATACCATGAAAACAACACAGTCACAGGCTGCCATTACTGTCCTGGGAAGAATCTAACAGAGCTAGGATTCGACTACGCATACCGCAAAGCACTAGAACTTGTTTTCAACTTCTTCACAAGCTCTGATCACAAAGCCACTGTTTTCTTCAGAACCACCACACCTGACCACTTTGAGAATGGGGAGTGGTTTAGTGGAGGGTATTGTAATAGAACCGTGCCCTTCAAAGAGGGTCAGATAGATATGGTTGATGTAGATTCCATCATGCGAGGTATCGAAGTAGAAGAATTTGAGAAGGCGAATTCGCAAGGATCTGAACAAGGGGTGAAGTTGAAACTCTTGGACACAACTCATCTTTCATTGTTAAGACCGGATGGACACCCAGGACCTTACCGGCAGTTCCAGCCATTTGCAAAAGATAAGAATGCTAAAGTTCAAAATGATTGTCTACATTGGTGTTTGCCGGGACCAATTGACTCATGGAATGACATAGTAATGGAAATGCTAGTCAATTCTTAGTGTACGTTGGAATACACGATGAAAAGTTACAGTGGACAGCCACTAAGTTAAGAGAAGTGTCCAGTCCACTGTGATTTTAGTTCACTATGGTTTTCCGCCGTGTACCCAAACATGCATTTAGTAATGTTAGAAATTCATGATGAGAATAATTTGTCAATAGATCACCATTGTTTACAACAATGATAATTTAAAGTTCACGATTCTTTGCTATAGAGTAGTTTCTTCATCCAAGTCCATTAAGTTGAGCTCCATTCAATGCACGGAATTGTATAGCATAAGCAAGGCTTGTAAAGCACTAATGAGGACACAACAAATTGTTGTGTTACAGAACAAAGGTGTAAACCGCAGCACTTGATTCTAAACTCACGTCCTTTACATCATAGTCTTTCTACAGAACATGCCTATTTTCTTTTACACTTAGATAAAGAAAGTCTGGTATTGAATGATGCTGCAGTTGTTGCGCTGGGTAAAGTGCACACACCCAGTCCAAATCTCACAATTCAAGTTTCATAGCCACCATTCTTGCAAACAGTGATAACATCTAAGTACATAGGAGttgagaaagaaataaaaaggtTCTGGACATATGACAAATTTCATACTCATGGAAATAAGTGTATATTTAGTTTAGCATGTAGATACATAGAATCGATTCTACACTTACAGAAGCTAAAGGAAGTTAACCTAGAGGAAGTTGCATCTGTTCTTCATGATTTTGGCTTCCATGTGGTTCTTGGATGAGTTTCCAAATACACCACAAAATACGAACGAAATGGACTTCTTGTTTAAGGCAATAAAAAA
This portion of the Lotus japonicus ecotype B-129 chromosome 3, LjGifu_v1.2 genome encodes:
- the LOC130746236 gene encoding protein trichome birefringence-like 25 — translated: MVKKMRSDLGPFSLQKHNHVCAKFAASFFLVGLAFRLLLWDSFSFSSSLVKKTLPPPLAEAKAESPVFSLPLQASDFVEFPGYNQSQTSQDEKCDLFVGDWVPDLSGPVYTNESCQVIEHHQNCMKNGRTDSGYLYWRWKPRHCELPKFNPKNFLNFMRNKAMAFVGDSISRNHVQSLLCILSQVEPAVEVYHDKEYRSKIWKFPSHNFTLSVIWTPFLIKAAIFEDMNGVTSSEIQLSLDNLDTLWTNQYKNFDYAVIGGGKWFLKTAIYHENNTVTGCHYCPGKNLTELGFDYAYRKALELVFNFFTSSDHKATVFFRTTTPDHFENGEWFSGGYCNRTVPFKEGQIDMVDVDSIMRGIEVEEFEKANSQGSEQGVKLKLLDTTHLSLLRPDGHPGPYRQFQPFAKDKNAKVQNDCLHWCLPGPIDSWNDIVMEMLVNS